The following coding sequences lie in one Spodoptera frugiperda isolate SF20-4 chromosome 24, AGI-APGP_CSIRO_Sfru_2.0, whole genome shotgun sequence genomic window:
- the LOC118278378 gene encoding zinc finger protein 37-like isoform X2, whose amino-acid sequence MTLCRTCLSKSDLKQLFPDHNLVNIRIEQLHLICGIKIDPNDGLSQLICDTCLNLFNGALKLREQSLKSEEILKKSLKEIKIELEPIKNEIITKDVEKNIISIPQDDSKQSKKVTKKRFDTAKAEFSVRIEDFESSNDSDFTDHFLIDDLESINSDKEVTARIEDYESSDSLDQEFKNVIKTEKKEINKINYWDLKEKELLERENRKQQSKEQDAKLLSLAAIPYDTSGPLKCTLCNKVLRNVQNFKCHAKTHFEPENACEECGKKFVNPSHMRYHQQRMHGRRKRLACAKCSYRAVDPLQLQNHTRAAHTGERPYVCDVCGDSFRMRANIAQHMRRHFGVRNLQLQAPSVGEEALGQRAWHTETPAAARQVC is encoded by the exons aTGACATTGTGTAGAACGTGTTTATCTAAAAGCGATCTAAAACAATTATTTCCTGATCACAATCTTGTGAATATACGGATTGAACAACTACATTTAATTTGCGGAATAAAG ATAGACCCAAACGATGGCTTGTCTCAATTAATATGTGATACCTGCTTAAATCTTTTCAATGGAGCATTAAAACTGAGAGAACAAAGCTTAAAATCcgaagaaatattaaagaaatcattaaaagaaattaaaatagaattggaaccaattaaaaatgaaatcataacaaaagatgtagaaaaaaatattatatctataccACAGGATGACTCAAAACAGAGTAAGAAGGTTACGAAAAAGAGGTTTGATACCGCAAAAGCTGAATTTTCCGTGAGAATTGAAGATTTTGAATCGAGTAACGATTCTGACTTCACGGACCATTTCTTAATAGATGATTTAGAGTCTATAAACAGTGATAAAGAGGTCACAGCCCGTATAGAAGACTATGAATCCAGCGACAGTTTGGACCAGGAGTTTaagaatgtaataaaaacagaGAAAAAagagattaataaaattaattattgggATTTGAAAGAGAAAGAGCTTTTGGAAAGAGAGAATAGAAAACAGCAGAGTAAG GAGCAAGATGCCAAGCTGCTGTCTCTAGCAGCCATACCTTACGACACCAGCGGCCCCTTGAAGTGCACCTTGTGTAACAAAGTCCTGCGCAACGTCCAGAACTTTAAATGTCACGCTAAAACACACTTCGAACCAGAGAATGCTTGTGAA GAATGCGGCAAGAAGTTCGTGAACCCGAGCCACATGCGGTACCACCAGCAGCGCATGCACGGCAGGAGGAAGAGGCTCGCGTGCGCCAAGTGTAGCTACAGAGCTGTTGATCCTTTACAGTTACAG AATCACACGCGCGCAGCCCACACAGGGGAGAGGCCGTACGTGTGTGACGTGTGCGGCGACTCGTTCAGGATGCGGGCCAACATAGCGCAGCACATGAGGAGGCATTTTGGAGTTAGGAACCTGCAG CTACAAGCGCCCAGCGTCGGTGAAGAAGCACTTGGCCAACGTGCATGGCATACAGAGACACCTGCAGCTGCCCGTCAAGTGTGTTAA
- the LOC118278378 gene encoding zinc finger protein 37-like isoform X1, with protein sequence MTLCRTCLSKSDLKQLFPDHNLVNIRIEQLHLICGIKIDPNDGLSQLICDTCLNLFNGALKLREQSLKSEEILKKSLKEIKIELEPIKNEIITKDVEKNIISIPQDDSKQSKKVTKKRFDTAKAEFSVRIEDFESSNDSDFTDHFLIDDLESINSDKEVTARIEDYESSDSLDQEFKNVIKTEKKEINKINYWDLKEKELLERENRKQQSKEQDAKLLSLAAIPYDTSGPLKCTLCNKVLRNVQNFKCHAKTHFEPENACEECGKKFVNPSHMRYHQQRMHGRRKRLACAKCSYRAVDPLQLQNHTRAAHTGERPYVCDVCGDSFRMRANIAQHMRRHFGVRNLQCDRCPAMFRSRSELTSHQNRVHYLLYTYHCYLCPETYKRPASVKKHLANVHGIQRHLQLPVKCVKTRRRSCDGPD encoded by the exons aTGACATTGTGTAGAACGTGTTTATCTAAAAGCGATCTAAAACAATTATTTCCTGATCACAATCTTGTGAATATACGGATTGAACAACTACATTTAATTTGCGGAATAAAG ATAGACCCAAACGATGGCTTGTCTCAATTAATATGTGATACCTGCTTAAATCTTTTCAATGGAGCATTAAAACTGAGAGAACAAAGCTTAAAATCcgaagaaatattaaagaaatcattaaaagaaattaaaatagaattggaaccaattaaaaatgaaatcataacaaaagatgtagaaaaaaatattatatctataccACAGGATGACTCAAAACAGAGTAAGAAGGTTACGAAAAAGAGGTTTGATACCGCAAAAGCTGAATTTTCCGTGAGAATTGAAGATTTTGAATCGAGTAACGATTCTGACTTCACGGACCATTTCTTAATAGATGATTTAGAGTCTATAAACAGTGATAAAGAGGTCACAGCCCGTATAGAAGACTATGAATCCAGCGACAGTTTGGACCAGGAGTTTaagaatgtaataaaaacagaGAAAAAagagattaataaaattaattattgggATTTGAAAGAGAAAGAGCTTTTGGAAAGAGAGAATAGAAAACAGCAGAGTAAG GAGCAAGATGCCAAGCTGCTGTCTCTAGCAGCCATACCTTACGACACCAGCGGCCCCTTGAAGTGCACCTTGTGTAACAAAGTCCTGCGCAACGTCCAGAACTTTAAATGTCACGCTAAAACACACTTCGAACCAGAGAATGCTTGTGAA GAATGCGGCAAGAAGTTCGTGAACCCGAGCCACATGCGGTACCACCAGCAGCGCATGCACGGCAGGAGGAAGAGGCTCGCGTGCGCCAAGTGTAGCTACAGAGCTGTTGATCCTTTACAGTTACAG AATCACACGCGCGCAGCCCACACAGGGGAGAGGCCGTACGTGTGTGACGTGTGCGGCGACTCGTTCAGGATGCGGGCCAACATAGCGCAGCACATGAGGAGGCATTTTGGAGTTAGGAACCTGCAG TGCGACAGATGCCCCGCCATGTTCCGCAGCCGCTCGGAGCTGACGAGCCATCAGAACAGGGTGCACTACCTCCTCTACACGTACCACTGCTACCTGTGTCCGGAGAC CTACAAGCGCCCAGCGTCGGTGAAGAAGCACTTGGCCAACGTGCATGGCATACAGAGACACCTGCAGCTGCCCGTCAAGTGTGTTAAAACCAGACGCAG AAGCTGTGATGGCCCCGACTGA
- the LOC118278997 gene encoding UDP-glucose 6-dehydrogenase — MVIEKICCLGAGYVGGPTCSVIALKCPNIQVTVCDKSVDRINQWNSDKLPIYEPGLDDVVRQCRGKNLFFSTDIAKGIREADLIFISVNTPTKTFGNGKGRAADLKYVESAARMIADLATSNKIVVEKSTVPVKAAEIIMKILRANTKPGVEYQILSNPEFLAEGTAIVDLVEAERVLIGGEDTPEGQKAIQELCWVYEHWIPAKNILTTNTWSSELSKLAANAFLAQRISSINSLSAVCEATGADVSEVARAVGRDSRIGPKFLEASIGFGGSCFQKDILNLIYLCECLNLPEVAAYWQQVLSLNDYQKTRFTRKVIESLFNTVSDKNIAILGFSFKKNTGDTRESPAIHVSKTLLDEGAKLHIYDPKVEPDQIFYELTSPYLTSEPEIVKKNVEIHDTAYSAVTGAHAIVLCTEWDEFKVLDFKKIYEVMMKPAYIFDGRKILNHEALQNIGFHVQTIGKRLSRVGSIRAQGSQTMP; from the coding sequence ATGGTTATCGAGAAGATATGTTGTTTGGGAGCGGGGTATGTCGGCGGGCCAACTTGCAGTGTGATCGCGCTGAAATGTCCAAATATCCAAGTGACAGTATGTGACAAGTCAGTAGACAGGATAAATCAGTGGAATTCTGATAAACTGCCGATATACGAGCCTGGTTTGGACGATGTAGTGCGGCAGTGTCGCGGTAAGAATCTGTTCTTTTCAACTGACATCGCTAAGGGCATTCGGGAGGCTGACTTGATTTTTATATCCGTCAATACGCCCACTAAAACGTTTGGTAACGGTAAGGGCAGGGCCGCTGACCTCAAGTATGTGGAGAGTGCAGCCCGAATGATCGCTGACCTGGCTACAAGCAACAAGATTGTTGTGGAAAAGAGTACTGTTCCTGTGAAAGCCGCTGAAATCATCATGAAGATACTGCGAGCTAATACTAAACCAGGTGTAGAGTATCAGATCCTGTCTAACCCCGAGTTCTTGGCTGAAGGAACAGCTATAGTGGACCTGGTTGAGGCCGAGAGAGTGCTAATCGGCGGAGAAGACACTCCGGAGGGCCAGAAAGCCATCCAAGAACTGTGCTGGGTATATGAGCACTGGATTCCGGCGAAAAACATCCTTACTACCAACACTTGGAGTTCGGAATTGTCTAAGTTAGCTGCTAATGCGTTCCTTGCGCAGAGGATTTCAAGTATCAACTCTTTATCAGCCGTTTGTGAGGCTACCGGTGCAGATGTGTCTGAGGTAGCCAGGGCAGTTGGCCGAGACTCACGTATTGGACCGAAATTCCTTGAAGCGTCCATTGGTTTTGGAGGCAGCTGCTTCCAAAAAGACATTTTGAACCTTATCTATCTCTGTGAGTGTTTAAATTTGCCCGAAGTTGCTGCATACTGGCAACAAGTATTAAGCCTGAACGACTATCAGAAGACTAGATTCACTAGGAAAGTCATCGAATCACTATTCAACACGGTATCGGATAAAAACATTGCGATACTAGGCTTTTCGTTTAAGAAAAACACAGGTGACACACGTGAGTCTCCGGCTATTCACGTTTCAAAGACTTTACTTGACGAGGGAGCAAAACTCCACATCTACGACCCTAAAGTAGAACCGGACCAGATTTTCTATGAACTAACAAGTCCGTATTTGACTTCGGAGCCAGAGATTGTGAAGAAGAATGTGGAGATCCATGACACAGCGTACTCCGCTGTTACGGGGGCCCATGCTATAGTTCTGTGTACCGAATGGGATGAGTTCAAGGTACTGGACTTTAAGAAAATCTATGAAGTAATGATGAAGCCTGCATACATATTTGATGGTCGGAAGATTTTGAACCATGAAGCGCTGCAGAACATTGGTTTCCATGTGCAGACTATTGGCAAGAGGCTGAGCCGAGTCGGCAGCATACGAGCACAGGGGAGCCAGACGATGCCCTGA